The genomic stretch ATGGTTGTATACCTCCCTACCATCATTCTTTGCAGAAACAGAGCTTCCCTATGATACCCATCCAATAAACGCCAATAATGTATCTATGTACACCCAAGGTACCCCTGAGACATAGTCAAGACTCCAATCCAACGTCCCATCCAACTAATTTTCAAACAGAACAGATATCCaacccatccatccacccaACCGACCAAACCGAACCAAACCACCCCCCACCAGCACGAAAAACCTCTCCAACCTAAGTAACCGATCTCGTAATCAATCCAGaccctctcctccccctcacACAACCAGCAGGCGGATCCTGAAACCGAACATGACATCCCCCCGACGAACACAGCGACTGCGAAGGCTGCAACAAAATCGACCTAGGAGAACATATATCGCTCTGATCCAAGCACAAGGTGGACGATAACAGCGTTTTAGTCGGACCAAACTCTCTTAGAATGAAGCTCCACGGATCCTCTGAGATATGGGCGCCGTCTTGGGTCATTCCTCTCAGGACGAGGAGTCGAGATACGTAGTTTTGCATTTCTGTCCAGTCGTGGCCGAGGGGTCGATGGGGGATACCCAGTTTATCGGTGTGTTTCCATAGTATGATCATTAGGGAGGAGATTATTTGGGAGATTTCGTGTTGGGCTTTGGCCATTTTGCGGGGATTTGATGGGTTTGTGGGTTTTAGTGTGGATTTGAAGATTGTGGTTGATTGTATGGGAGGTGCTTAATGTGTAGAAACCATGGTATTTGATAATAGACATGATGATTGCATATTGTGTTTTTTGTTCATCTAGcaggtggttgttgtggtgaGGGTTGATAAGctatacatatattttaGAGACTAGGCTCGCAATACGTAATGGCATCGTGAGGACTGTTAAGGCTAATGTGGTGACTGATTGATGTGATGGCTGTCAAAAGCAGCATGTCACCTTTTTTAGAACAAAGAAGTATCGAATCTGCGACGGGATCTTCCTGTTGATACCTACTGAAAGGTGAATGAAGATTGCCGGTTATACTACGATATCTTAGGTATAAACCAGCAACGTGACTCTACTGTGATCACGATCATGACTATCTCGATCGAGATAACCGCGTAGTATTAGTACCTAAAGATGCCAACCTTCCATCGTCCGATAGTGCAAAGTCTACTCTGCCTCCCCCTCTCGAGAGAACGGTTATCAATCGTGGCTCGGAACAAGGTTGCCGGAAATGAGGGGGCGTCCCGCTATAAAGTAAGAGAAACTCCTCGGGTCCTCCTCACGGTTGCAAAACACCGTACATCTCGCCGAAGGAGATATTTCGATTGTCAATAGACTTAGATACTCCCACAATGCATGTCGAAGCTCCGGAGCTCCCTAAGCTAGTCTTAAGGGGTACCCCCAAAGAGGTATGTCCATATAACTTGACCTTTTCAAGAGTGACGGTTGTATAACAGTCAAGCAGATTGGTCTCCAGCATGGCTACCGCCTGCAGGAGCAAATCAAGTCCCAACTAGGCATCTATGAAGAGATGTTCGAGTACACTACCAAAATGGACTGGCCGACTGTTCTCAAGCTTGCGGAGGAATTCCGGGCCCCCCTGGAACGCAAAACACCTAGTTTGTACCTCGAGATGCAGGGCATAGCCGAAGGAGCAGGGGTGGGTATCCTGGACATTGTAGCGTTGAACTGTCGGAGTGAAATATCGTTTGGAAGCTTCTCAGATGGATGCACGAGTCTTTCGtggaaaaaaaatgaaaacgCACGAGTTTTGGCACAGAACTGGGATTGGACTACCAGCGTTCAGAAGAATCTAGCATTGATGGATATTGAGATCTCTGGGAAGCCGAGGATCTGCATGGTCACTGAGGTAAGCTGCTGCGGTGATTGGAAACACGATATATTCGTCTGTCTCACTTCAAATAGGCAGGTATTATAGGAAAGATTGGATTCAATAGCGCTGGAGTCGGAACTTGCCTTAACGCTATTAAAGCTCGACCATGCGTTAGCTCCAAGGTGCCGATCCATATAGCTCTCCGCTTATGTTTGGAAAGCACATCCGTTGCGAGTGCATTACAGACGATCGCATCTCTGGGAGGTGTAGCTTCGAGCCAACATATCTTGATTGCCGACAGCACAACATCCCTTGGCCTGGAGCTCTCGCCCTTGGGAGACGTACActtgaaggaagatgaggatggcttTATCATGCATACCAACCATTTTATCGAGAACAAGAATGTGAAGGAGCCCTCATGGATTAAGGGCTCACCTGCCCGTTTAGAAAGAGCTCAGCAGCTCGCCCACGAGTTGGTTAACAACGGCATCAAGGGCGACTTGATCACACCTAGTTTACTACGGGAGCAGGTGTTCTCCGATACCTGCAATGCGCCACAATCCATTTGTGCCCAGGAGGATCCTAGTACTCATCACACAAGGCGCACCTCTACACTGTTCAACATTGTGATGAATCTGGACAAGCAGGATCTGGGGGCGGAAGTTGTCGTTGGTCAGCCGGGCTCTGGCAAGGAAAGTCCCGTTATAAAGATGCCGTGGATGTGAAGATGTTGTCGTGAATCTCGGATATGTTCCTTTTGGTCTTTGAGTGTGCAGCATGGCAACCAGGACTGCTCAATTGTTGCAGGGAACCCGACGCATTGTAGCGGATAGAGGACCAGGTGTATACCACTCGATAATGGTATTCTTTGTCTATATGGAGACAAAGTAAAATCCATGACCCTCTAGGACAAGGTCATTGTGCATGCCTGTATATAAACCCAGTAGGAGAGGTCTACAATTTTGATCCTCATGTTCTACAGAAATCTTGTTCTAGCTTTTTGTTCGCTCCTCCTGCCTTTCCCACAGCTCTCACAGTTATACCTCACATATTGTGCGGCAATACGGGCTATATACACTCCAATAGTGATAGAAAGGCAGCATGACCACTGGTACTCTGCTGAAAGGCGTGCGCCGGACACTCTCGACTATGAAGCGTCCAAGAAACATTCCTTTcaatgagaaaggaggatcTACCAATCAGGATGGCAGAGGAACGATACCCAACACACCAACGCAGCAAAGCGGAGGACAAAACCAGGGAGTGGAGGCCTGTAGCCTCAAGCGCCAGACCACAGCCCGACGAGATAACCACTCTTGTGCAAACTCGGAGGTGCAGGTCCCAGCTATCAGTGCACTCTATCGGTCTGAGTTGGAGGATTCAAGTGACGACACCAACATTgccggaggagaggaagtggaatGTATAAATGAGCACTTGCGGGAATGCTTTTGTCGTCGATGTGATGGTGATTGCCGAAATTGTTTGCATAAAGAAGAGGGGAGTTGCTAATGTTGTTGTTCACGGCGGAGGTGATGTCGGTCTTACATGATAAGTATCCGGATGCAGCTCAAGTACCAGCGATGTGGAGATACTTGGGGACCTGCGGGTGGCAGTTAGGCGTGGCTGGTACTTTGACAATTGGAGGTACCTCAGCTGCCCCACATCAATGCATTGCCAATCGAACACCTCGAATTCGTCATTACCAACAATCACTACTAtatctttgcttcctcttcttcccctccttccccgtcctttctctctctcacatCTTATTTGTAGACTTAGCTAGTCCTAAACatcgctttttcttcccacaTAGATCACCTTGGTAAAATATAATGGCTTCTGCCACCGGAATTCCTCAGGAACATCCTCAAACTATCGAGGCCCGAGAAGATGAGCCGCTGTTGGGCAGACCGGGCGATGTCGTCCAGAAGGAGGATGAATATATCATCTATAATCTGTTCACCGGTTAGATCACCCCCTGACTTTTTGGGAAAAATAGCCCGACTTAACGGATCGCCTGGTTTCAGGAACGGCCAGTCTGGCGCAATTTGGAATATGGATTGTAAGCCCATGTGTTTGGAAGATATCACAACTGATAACTGACTGGTACAACTTCAGATCGCCATCCTGGTCTGGGCGGGTATCTTCTCCCATCCACTGATACTCTTCTCTGCC from Aspergillus oryzae RIB40 DNA, chromosome 1 encodes the following:
- a CDS encoding putative acyl-CoA:6-aminopenicillanic-acid-acyltransferase (predicted protein), which produces MHVEAPELPKLVLRGTPKEIGLQHGYRLQEQIKSQLGIYEEMFEYTTKMDWPTVLKLAEEFRAPLERKTPSLYLEMQGIAEGAGVGILDIVALNCRSEISFGSFSDGCTSLSWKKNENARVLAQNWDWTTSVQKNLALMDIEISGKPRICMVTEAGIIGKIGFNSAGVGTCLNAIKARPCVSSKVPIHIALRLCLESTSVASALQTIASLGGVASSQHILIADSTTSLGLELSPLGDVHLKEDEDGFIMHTNHFIENKNVKEPSWIKGSPARLERAQQLAHELVNNGIKGDLITPSLLREQVFSDTCNAPQSICAQEDPSTHHTRRTSTLFNIVMNLDKQDLGAEVVVGQPGSGKESPVIKMPWM
- a CDS encoding uncharacterized protein (predicted protein), which codes for MTTGTLLKGVRRTLSTMKRPRNIPFNEKGGSTNQDGRGTIPNTPTQQSGGQNQGVEACSLKRQTTARRDNHSCANSEVQVPAISALYRSELEDSSDDTNIAGGEEVECINEHLRECFCRRCDGDCRNCLHKEEGSC